One region of Carya illinoinensis cultivar Pawnee chromosome 8, C.illinoinensisPawnee_v1, whole genome shotgun sequence genomic DNA includes:
- the LOC122274328 gene encoding charged multivesicular body protein 7 → MERERVREFIKKEVSDWDDDEAVATARFKAFSGQRSDWEPKYQFWKNLILNVARHLRLVIVRPHDIRNIWFNRGGLTPLCLDEVLLEMYREGELVRLGDLEDPTTSGTLSLLLRKVRRNLTLIRASPMPSLPALLQDHLVLNTLSKERAVEVVKQLCESHWTCSCIVTMKKFQDICGGPNEASAVLSHLSETGKARYLSIHKRGFLEGIKFSLSPAPVSNTSNLDYDVLHLVTTTERLQQQLDVIDRRCEMSRKSAIASLSSGNKTVALRHARELKLATQSREKCTSLLNRVEEVLNVIATAESTKKVSEAIQIGAQAIKENRVNLDEVEFCLQELEESIESQKQVDKALESIPSSNDIEDEDIEEEFKKLELEVGGGKLQVLNPKTRVDGPTGQVEVSVESLSDALSNVKLTGNTTGESAIENRMASMRENKSKDLELEAA, encoded by the exons AGCGATTGGGATGATGACGAAGCGGTGGCCACTGCTCGGTTCAAGGCATTTAGTGGCCAGAGATCAGATTGGGAACCGAAATACCAGTTCTGGAAGAATCTGATTCTGAATGTCGCTCGCCATCTTCGCCTTGTGATCGTCCGGCCTCACGACATCAGGAACATTTGGTTCAATCGCGGCGGCTTGACCCCTTTATGCCTCGACGAAGTTTTG CTGGAAATGTACAGAGAAGGTGAACTTGTACGGTTGGGTGATCTTGAGGACCCAACAACGAGTGGCACACTGTCACTTCTCTTGAGAAAAGTTAGAAGAAACTTGACGCTTATCAGAGCCTCCCCCATGCCATCCTTACCGGCTCTGTTACAAGATCATCTTGTACTTAACACTCTCTCGAAG GAAAGAGCTGTTGAAGTTGTGAAACAGTTGTGTGAAAGTCACTGGACTTGTTCATGCATTGTAACCATGAAGAAGTTCCAGGACATTTGCGGAGGCCCGAATGAAGCATCTGCGGTCTTGTCTCACCTGTCAGAAACTGGGAAAGCACGCTACCTCTCCATCCATAAGAGGGGATTCCTAGAG GGCATAAAATTTTCACTGTCACCAGCACCGGTTTCTAACACCTCAAATTTAGATTATGATGTTTTGCACCTGGTTACTACGACAGAAAGGCTTCAGCAACAACTTGACGTGATTGACCGACGATGTGAAAT GTCCAGAAAATCAGCAATAGCTTCTTTGAGTTCGGGGAACAAGACAGTTGCACTGCGGCATGCAAGGGAGTTAAAACTTGCCACACAGAGTAGAGAAAAATGTACATCACTTTTGAATAGAGTGGAAGAAGTCCTTAATGTTATTGCGACTGCTGAATCAACGAAGAAG GTCTCTGAAGCCATCCAAATTGGAGCTCAAGCAATAAAGGAGAACAGGGTCAATTTGGACGAAGTTGAATTTTGTTTACAAGAGCTCGAGGAGAGCATAGAGTCACAAAAGCAAGTTGACAAAGCTTtag AGTCAATTCCATCATCCAATGATattgaagatgaagatattGAAGAGGAATTCAAGAAATTGGAGTTGGAAGTTGGAGGTGGAAAACTTCAAGTTTTGAACCCCAAAACTAGGGTTGATGGTCCAACAGGACAAGTAGAAGTTTCTGTTGAATCTTTGAGTGATGCTTTGTCAAATGTTAAGCTTACAGGTAATACAACAGGGGAATCGGCAATTGAGAATCGTATGGCATCAATGAGAGAGAATAAGTCGAAAGACCTTGAGCTTGAAGCTGCTTAG